CCCTGGACGAGCAGTTCGCCCCGCAGTTTGGAGACTCGAGCGGGCGGCAGGGAGGCGACGCGGCCCTCACCATGACCGTCGACGTGAGCGCCGACGGCACGGTGCTGGCGCGCAGCGACTCCCCCGTCCAGATTCCCACCGACACCCTCTACGACGTCATAGTCGAGGCCCTGGGTTCCGACCAGAACTCGGGGCACAGCGACGACTACCCCATCGCCTGGATGCGCGCGGACACCGGCGACGGCTTCAGGATCGCCCTCGCCGACACCTACTCGCGCGACTCCGGCTTGCGCGACCAGGCCACGACCGACCTCGTGATCGTCACGGTGTCCATGGGGGCGCTCTACGTGGTGGCGTGGCTCCTGTCCGGCTGGGTCCTGCGCCCCGTGCGCGAGGCCTGGGAGCGCCAGCGGCGCTTCGTCTCGGACGCCTCCCACGAGCTCAAGACCCCGCTTGCCGTCATCGTCGCAAACACGCAGATACTCGGCTCCGAGGGCGCCCTGCCCGAAGGGGCCCGACGCTGGGTCGAGAGCACCAGCGAGGAGGCGAGCCACATGAAGAGCCTCGTGGAGGACCTCCTCACGCTCGCCCGCGCCGACGAGGGCCGCAGCCTGGGGTCGGGCGATTGCCCCGTGCGCGAGGACGTCGACCTCACGGCCCTCGTGGAGGGCTGCGCCCTGGAGTTTGACGCGGTCGCCTTCGAGCGGGGCTGCTCCATCGAGTGCGACCTCGCGCCTTGGGTGCACGTGACCGGAGACCCCTCCCAGCTCGGGCGCATGGTGCGCACGCTCGTGGACAACGCGACGAAGTACGCCCAGCGCGACACCCCCGTGCGCGTGCGCCTCGCCTACGACGCGCGCCGCGTTCGCCTCACGGTCTCCAACTCCGGCGAGCCCATCGCGGCCGAGGACCTC
This is a stretch of genomic DNA from Thermophilibacter immobilis. It encodes these proteins:
- a CDS encoding sensor histidine kinase, whose translation is MLTKLRHEFVAITMALVGVVLVVALGSTLLASASRQRSLTRESLERALDEQFAPQFGDSSGRQGGDAALTMTVDVSADGTVLARSDSPVQIPTDTLYDVIVEALGSDQNSGHSDDYPIAWMRADTGDGFRIALADTYSRDSGLRDQATTDLVIVTVSMGALYVVAWLLSGWVLRPVREAWERQRRFVSDASHELKTPLAVIVANTQILGSEGALPEGARRWVESTSEEASHMKSLVEDLLTLARADEGRSLGSGDCPVREDVDLTALVEGCALEFDAVAFERGCSIECDLAPWVHVTGDPSQLGRMVRTLVDNATKYAQRDTPVRVRLAYDARRVRLTVSNSGEPIAAEDLEHLFDRFYRTDRARERQENGGFGLGLAIAKSIVEAQGGKISAASTPEGTTTFTVLL